The following proteins come from a genomic window of Phnomibacter ginsenosidimutans:
- the add gene encoding adenosine deaminase produces MNIASLPKVELHLHLDCSLSYEVVQQLNPAITYEDYRASFVAPAKCTDLADYITRAIKGFELMQTKEQLRLVTLDLFKQLQADNVWYAEIRFAPLLHTMGGLTPVEVVQAVADAAEEGVATYGVEANIICATLRHYNEAQSMETVQLVEQFKGTRIVAFDIAADEAGFPIDAHIKAFAYAKEKGIPCTAHAGEARGADSMWETLQHFHPTRIGHGVRCIEDPKLMQYLRDQDIHLEVCPTSNIQVNVFDVIENHPANRIYDAGISMSINTDARTISDTTLAKEYDILQHYFQWTLAQFKRCNLEAIRHSFAAETVKEKIAAQLSVAYDIAM; encoded by the coding sequence ATGAATATTGCTTCTCTTCCTAAAGTAGAATTGCATTTACACCTCGACTGCTCATTGAGCTATGAAGTGGTGCAACAACTCAATCCGGCCATTACTTATGAAGACTATCGGGCTTCGTTTGTTGCACCTGCCAAGTGTACTGATCTGGCCGATTACATCACCCGGGCCATCAAAGGCTTTGAACTGATGCAAACCAAAGAGCAACTGCGGTTGGTGACACTGGATTTGTTTAAACAACTGCAGGCAGACAATGTGTGGTATGCCGAAATTCGTTTTGCACCATTGCTGCACACCATGGGCGGACTAACGCCTGTTGAAGTGGTGCAAGCGGTAGCTGATGCGGCAGAAGAAGGAGTCGCTACTTACGGTGTTGAAGCCAACATCATTTGTGCTACACTACGCCATTACAACGAAGCACAAAGCATGGAGACAGTGCAGCTGGTGGAGCAATTCAAGGGCACAAGAATTGTGGCTTTTGATATTGCCGCCGATGAAGCAGGTTTCCCGATTGATGCCCATATCAAAGCCTTTGCCTATGCCAAAGAAAAAGGCATACCCTGCACGGCCCATGCCGGTGAAGCCCGTGGGGCCGACAGCATGTGGGAAACCTTGCAGCATTTTCATCCAACCCGCATTGGGCATGGCGTACGCTGTATTGAAGACCCAAAACTGATGCAATATTTACGGGACCAAGACATTCACCTCGAGGTTTGTCCTACTAGCAACATCCAAGTAAATGTGTTTGATGTGATAGAGAATCATCCTGCCAACCGCATTTATGATGCGGGCATCAGCATGAGCATTAATACCGATGCCCGTACCATTTCTGATACTACGCTGGCAAAAGAATACGACATCTTGCAGCACTATTTTCAATGGACATTGGCACAATTCAAACGCTGCAACCTCGAAGCCATTCGTCATTCATTTGCAGCTGAAACTGTAAAAGAAAAAATTGCAGCACAGTTGTCAGTGGCTTATGACATTGCCATGTAA